In Bacteroidota bacterium, a single window of DNA contains:
- a CDS encoding transglycosylase SLT domain-containing protein: protein MPKKKITSFIFMRGMLLKSILVCTIVFAFSSTNVWADGGTDGGIRCNTINRIDSMTMQLIQFDSKLERKINVFEQPITEDVFYAKMKTLGSHMEFRYNEDIARQIGYMTNPASSFMAKTLPNNLTYLPIFSEILDKRKLPDEIKYLAMIESALNPNAVSWCGATGLWQFMPGTGRLMNLQINGEIDERKDIVKSTEMAFSYLENMYSIYGDWFMALAAYNCGPGNLNKAISRSGGKRDFWSVRRFLPRETQQYVPKFIAAVFVMNFVDLQSLFTCEERYYKIVPIELSKPMNLTLASVLLNWDEGFISEYNAFYKMDFVPEMYSDKRIYLPYYAAMQFIEMEDFIYSVQEKSIYGNNFQSAKKTVYHKVHKGENLYRIASKYNVSADDIVRWNRLKKKTLHAGQSLKIHRNIAPEINFNFSSNDFAYYVVMTDNETLASICEKIGLCNIKATLENNDIISENDNLIKGTLVRIYPNTQDL, encoded by the coding sequence ATGCCTAAAAAAAAAATTACATCCTTCATATTTATGAGAGGCATGCTCTTAAAGTCAATATTGGTATGCACAATCGTGTTTGCATTTTCGTCCACGAATGTTTGGGCTGATGGTGGAACCGATGGAGGGATTAGATGTAATACTATCAATCGAATTGATAGTATGACTATGCAGTTGATTCAGTTTGATTCGAAATTAGAAAGGAAAATTAATGTTTTTGAACAACCCATTACAGAAGATGTTTTCTATGCAAAGATGAAAACACTGGGCAGTCACATGGAGTTTAGATATAACGAGGACATTGCGCGCCAAATAGGATATATGACTAACCCGGCAAGTTCTTTTATGGCAAAAACATTGCCTAATAATCTTACGTATTTGCCCATATTTAGTGAAATTTTAGATAAGCGCAAACTGCCGGATGAAATCAAATATCTTGCAATGATTGAGTCAGCACTCAACCCAAATGCTGTATCTTGGTGTGGGGCTACAGGGCTTTGGCAGTTTATGCCCGGAACAGGTAGGTTGATGAATCTACAGATTAATGGAGAGATTGATGAGAGAAAGGATATTGTTAAGTCAACAGAAATGGCTTTCAGCTACCTCGAAAACATGTATTCTATTTATGGAGACTGGTTTATGGCATTGGCTGCCTATAATTGCGGTCCGGGCAATTTAAACAAAGCAATATCACGTAGTGGAGGCAAAAGAGATTTTTGGTCTGTTAGAAGATTTCTTCCTCGCGAAACACAGCAGTATGTACCTAAGTTTATTGCAGCGGTCTTTGTGATGAACTTTGTTGACCTTCAATCTTTATTTACTTGCGAAGAAAGATATTACAAGATTGTTCCAATTGAACTTTCTAAGCCCATGAACCTAACCCTTGCCTCTGTTTTATTGAATTGGGACGAAGGGTTTATAAGCGAATATAACGCGTTTTATAAAATGGACTTTGTGCCTGAAATGTATAGTGATAAGCGAATCTATCTTCCTTACTATGCAGCAATGCAGTTTATTGAGATGGAGGATTTTATATACTCGGTTCAAGAGAAATCTATCTATGGTAACAATTTTCAAAGTGCAAAAAAAACAGTCTATCATAAAGTGCATAAGGGAGAAAATCTTTATAGAATTGCTTCAAAATATAATGTGAGTGCAGATGATATTGTGCGTTGGAATAGGTTGAAAAAAAAGACGTTGCATGCCGGACAATCACTCAAAATTCATAGAAATATTGCTCCTGAAATAAACTTTAATTTCTCGTCAAATGACTTTGCTTATTATGTGGTAATGACTGATAACGAAACGTTGGCTTCTATTTGTGAAAAAATAGGATTGTGTAATATTAAGGCTACTTTAGAAAACAACGATATCATATCAGAAAATGATAATTTAATTAAAGGGACTTTGGTTAGAATATATCCTAACACTCAAGATTTATGA